The following are from one region of the Capsicum annuum cultivar UCD-10X-F1 chromosome 1, UCD10Xv1.1, whole genome shotgun sequence genome:
- the LOC107863464 gene encoding glucan endo-1,3-beta-glucosidase 11: MMEPLLTPIAALLVACLFSSIIMVSSLGINYGQIANNLPLPENVVPLVKSIGATRIKLYDADPHVLKAFANTGVEFIVSLGNEYLANMKDPSKAQSWVKTNVQAYLPATKITCIAVGNEVLTFNDTTLTDNLLPAMQSVHTALVNLKLDKLVTVTTAHSLAILQTSYPPSAGVFRRDLVTCVTQIVDFHCKTGSPFLINAYPYFAYKGNPKQVSLDFVLFQPNSGIVDPESNLRYDNMLFAQIDAVHSALASIGYKNVCVQISETGWPSKGDADEAGATPENARKYNCNLMKLISQKKGTPMKPNSDLNIYVFALFNENLKPGPSSERNYGLFKPDGSQAYPLGVPAISAVSNNSSSGGSGSGTGTTPSASLPPASSSSGYLAITSDSGRSLCRCKSLLLCLVAFISLALHLQC, translated from the exons ATGATGGAACCCCTCCTTACACCTATAGCAGCATTGCTTGTTGCATGCCTCTTTAGCTCTATTATTATGGTGTCTTCTCTTGGCATCAACTATGGTCAAATTGCCAACAATCTTCCTTTACCGGAAAATGTGGTACCTTTAGTTAAATCCATTGGAGCTACAAGAATCAAGCTCTATGATGCTGACCCACATGTACTCAAAGCCTTTGCTAACACTGGCGTTGAGTTCATCGTCAGTCTCGGCAATGAGTACCTTGCCAACATGAAAGATCCTTCCAAAGCTCAATCCTGGGTTAAAACCAATGTTCAAGCTTACTTACCTGCCACCAAAATCACCTGCATCGCTGTTGGTAATGAAGTTCTTACTTTTAACGATACCACCCTCACCGACAACCTCCTCCCTGCTATGCAGAGTGTTCACACAGCTCTTGTTAATCTCAAACTGGACAAGCTAGTCACTGTTACTACCGCACATTCTCTTGCTATTCTGCAAACTTCATATCCACCTTCTGCAGGAGTTTTCCGTCGGGATCTAGTCACCTGTGTTACCCAGATCGTGGACTTCCATTGCAAAACTGGGTCGCCTTTTCTGATTAATGCTTATCCTTACTTTGCTTACAAGGGTAATCCGAAGCAGGTGTCCCTTGATTTCGTGCTATTTCAGCCTAACTCAGGTATCGTTGATCCGGAGTCCAATCTCCGCTACGACAACATGCTTTTTGCTCAGATCGATGCTGTTCACTCTGCTTTAGCTTCAATCGGCTACAAAAACGTCTGCGTACAGATATCGGAGACGGGATGGCCGTCTAAGGGAGACGCTGATGAGGCCGGAGCTACACCGGAGAATGCTAGGAAGTACAACTGTAATCTGATGAAGCTTATTAGTCAGAAAAAGGGTACACCGATGAAGCCTAACTCCGATTTGAACATATACGTGTTTGCCTTGTTCAATGAGAACCTCAAGCCTGGTCCTAGCTCGGAGCGAAACTATGGACTCTTCAAGCCCGATGGATCTCAGGCTTACCCATTAGGAGTACCGGCTATCAGTGCCGTCAGTAATAATAGCAGCTCCGGTGGTTCTGGATCTGGCACGGGTACTACACCATCAGCTTCATTGCCGCCAGCAAGCTCCTCCTCCGGCTATCTAGCCATTACTTCTGATTCG GGGAGAAGTCTCTGTCGCTGCAAGTCCTTGCTTCTCTGCCTAGTGGCTTTTATTTCACTGGCACTCCATCTTCAATGTTGA